The following coding sequences lie in one Spirosoma sp. KUDC1026 genomic window:
- a CDS encoding ThuA domain-containing protein, which yields MMSQCLIILLPMLLTWNLVTAGEMPPRDDINWKKVRVLVYTKNGKGYVHDNIPFAVQCIQKLGQQHGFQVEVADQPGVFVESNLQNYTVIIFPSTNNDVFDTDAQRLAFRRYIEAGGGFVGIHSVVGTERNWAWFKRMIGGTFAWHPRFQKFRVQVIDTKHPSTQGIPPAWEREDEFYFIKEMSPGPTVVMASDINSLDGEEPEKVQQFRGSFGQLYPSVWYYNFDGGHTWCTTLGHDKQDYENPQFVQHIFQGLRYVVGQVKKINFANAYADSRDTPIR from the coding sequence ATGATGAGCCAGTGTCTGATCATTCTGCTGCCTATGCTGTTGACCTGGAATCTCGTCACGGCCGGAGAAATGCCACCCAGAGACGACATCAACTGGAAAAAAGTCCGGGTGCTGGTCTACACCAAAAACGGTAAAGGCTACGTCCACGATAACATTCCGTTTGCCGTTCAGTGCATCCAGAAGCTGGGGCAGCAGCACGGTTTCCAGGTGGAAGTGGCTGACCAGCCCGGCGTTTTCGTTGAATCAAATCTGCAGAATTATACGGTCATCATTTTTCCTAGTACCAACAACGACGTGTTTGATACCGACGCCCAACGGCTGGCGTTCCGGCGCTACATCGAAGCGGGGGGCGGCTTCGTGGGCATTCACTCCGTCGTGGGTACGGAGCGTAACTGGGCTTGGTTCAAACGCATGATCGGCGGTACGTTTGCCTGGCACCCTCGTTTTCAAAAGTTTCGGGTGCAGGTGATTGATACGAAGCATCCGTCCACACAGGGCATTCCGCCGGCCTGGGAGCGGGAAGACGAGTTCTATTTCATTAAAGAGATGTCGCCCGGCCCTACGGTGGTCATGGCTAGCGACATAAACTCACTCGACGGCGAAGAACCCGAGAAGGTCCAGCAGTTTCGGGGTTCGTTCGGGCAGTTGTACCCGTCGGTCTGGTATTACAATTTCGACGGGGGCCATACCTGGTGCACTACCCTCGGCCACGACAAACAGGACTACGAAAATCCGCAGTTTGTCCAGCACATCTTTCAGGGACTCCGCTACGTGGTGGGGCAGGTGAAAAAGATCAATTTCGCCAATGCCTACGCCGACTCGCGCGATACACCCATTCGGTAA
- a CDS encoding Gfo/Idh/MocA family protein: MPLRRQFLKDSAKMAAGLAVSPTLPTLVQPGENQPGEASFSILSSAPLANRIRFAVIGMNHGHIYGQVEAVIRGGGELVSFYAQEPDLTAPFAKRYPNAKQARSEKEILDDTSIQLVLSSIIPDEREPLGIRVMKAGKDYMSDKPGITTLDQLAEVRRVQKATKRIYSIMYSERFENRATVKAGELVKAGAIGNVIQTIGLGPHRITLSSRPDWFFDKKRFGGIICDIGSHQFDQFLYFTGSTQADIVASQVGNLHFPQHPKFEDFGDVMMRGNGGMGYIRVDWFTPDGLKSWGDGRLTILGTDGYIEIRKNIDPGGREGGNHLFITDKKETRYIDCSKENLPYGQLLVDDVLNRTETAMSQEHCFLATELALKAQKQAETINLKK, encoded by the coding sequence ATGCCTCTTCGACGTCAGTTTTTAAAAGATTCAGCAAAAATGGCCGCCGGTCTGGCTGTTTCGCCTACCCTTCCTACGCTCGTCCAGCCAGGCGAGAACCAGCCAGGTGAGGCTTCGTTTTCTATTCTGTCTAGTGCTCCGTTAGCCAACCGAATTCGGTTTGCGGTCATCGGGATGAACCACGGCCATATCTACGGGCAGGTTGAAGCCGTCATCCGGGGTGGTGGCGAACTCGTATCATTCTATGCGCAGGAGCCCGACCTGACCGCCCCCTTTGCCAAGCGATACCCCAACGCGAAACAGGCCCGCAGTGAAAAGGAAATTCTGGACGATACGTCTATCCAGCTGGTTCTCAGTTCGATCATTCCCGACGAGCGGGAGCCCCTGGGTATCCGGGTAATGAAAGCGGGAAAAGATTACATGTCTGACAAACCCGGTATCACGACCCTGGACCAGCTCGCCGAGGTACGTCGCGTACAGAAGGCTACCAAGCGTATTTACTCGATCATGTACAGTGAGCGCTTCGAAAATAGAGCCACCGTGAAAGCGGGTGAACTGGTCAAAGCCGGCGCCATTGGCAACGTCATTCAAACCATTGGTCTGGGACCGCACCGTATCACGCTCTCGTCGCGGCCCGACTGGTTTTTCGACAAGAAACGATTTGGCGGTATCATCTGCGACATTGGCTCGCATCAGTTCGACCAGTTCCTGTATTTCACCGGCTCGACCCAGGCCGACATCGTTGCCTCGCAGGTAGGCAACCTTCATTTCCCGCAGCACCCAAAGTTTGAGGACTTTGGCGACGTAATGATGCGGGGTAATGGTGGCATGGGCTACATCCGCGTCGACTGGTTTACCCCCGACGGCCTGAAAAGCTGGGGCGATGGTCGCCTGACGATCCTGGGCACCGACGGTTACATCGAGATTCGCAAGAACATCGATCCCGGCGGACGCGAGGGAGGCAATCACCTGTTCATTACGGACAAAAAAGAAACGCGCTATATCGATTGCAGTAAGGAAAATCTGCCTTACGGCCAACTACTCGTTGACGACGTACTGAACCGTACCGAAACGGCCATGTCGCAGGAGCACTGTTTCCTGGCGACCGAACTGGCCCTGAAGGCGCAGAAGCAGGCCGAAACGATCAACCTTAAAAAATAG
- a CDS encoding DUF2911 domain-containing protein has protein sequence MKTTRTLTALTLLLTGFFLTTLTWAQEKKEVPSPPATATGKVAGSDITINYGSPAVKGRTLFGPEGSQALEKYGKVWRAGANDATTFETSKDIKVEGKTLPAGKYALFTIPTENQWTVIFNKTAKQWGAYKYDEGQDALRVMVTPKKSSSMNERLKYDVTKNGFALKWGDVEVPVALK, from the coding sequence ATGAAAACAACACGCACACTGACAGCCCTTACGCTGCTTTTAACCGGCTTTTTCCTGACCACACTCACGTGGGCGCAGGAGAAAAAAGAAGTCCCCAGCCCACCCGCTACAGCTACCGGTAAAGTAGCCGGATCGGATATTACGATCAACTACGGCAGTCCAGCCGTGAAAGGCCGGACGCTCTTTGGCCCCGAAGGATCGCAGGCCCTGGAAAAATACGGGAAAGTATGGCGGGCCGGTGCCAACGATGCCACCACCTTCGAAACCAGCAAAGACATCAAAGTAGAAGGTAAAACGCTCCCGGCGGGTAAATACGCCCTCTTCACGATTCCAACCGAGAATCAGTGGACGGTGATCTTCAACAAAACCGCTAAGCAGTGGGGTGCTTACAAGTACGACGAAGGTCAGGATGCCCTGCGCGTCATGGTTACGCCTAAGAAATCGTCGTCAATGAACGAGCGCCTGAAATACGATGTCACCAAAAATGGCTTCGCGCTGAAATGGGGCGATGTTGAAGTCCCTGTAGCCCTCAAGTAG
- a CDS encoding putative oxidoreductase C-terminal domain-containing protein: MTRNSFLRTPFMLIPLMTALGASAQQTAPPNATVRLVTLDPGHFHAALVQKSMYPQVSPVVQVYAPETPDVKLHLARIQSYNKRADKPTSWDEKVYIGPDYLEKMLADKRSGATAGNVVVIAGNNQKKTEYIQKSIDAGFNVLADKPMVIDARDFDQLRTTFTTAAQKKVLLYDTMTERSEITTLLQRELSMIPSVFGMLEKGTPDNPAVTKESVHHFYKYVSGSVLQRPGWFMDVTQQGEGIVDVTTHLVDLVQWECFPEQIIDYKKDIRLNSARRWTTDMTRSQFKTITNLLDFPDYLKRDVVNDSLLKIYSNGEINYQLRGVNAKVSVTWAYKAPEGGGDTHYSIMRGTKANLVIRQGAEQKYKPALYIEPASTDAAYESGLTAAVNTLQQRYPGVSVKKNNKGWEVTIPEKYNVGHEAHFSQVTENFLNYLQAGKLPAWEVPNMIAKYYTTTQALKLAKESKTGSPLR, from the coding sequence ATGACACGCAATTCTTTTCTTCGTACTCCGTTCATGCTCATTCCGCTCATGACTGCACTGGGTGCGTCGGCGCAGCAAACCGCCCCCCCAAATGCTACGGTTCGGCTCGTTACGTTAGATCCCGGTCATTTCCACGCGGCTCTCGTGCAGAAAAGTATGTATCCTCAGGTTAGCCCAGTCGTGCAGGTGTATGCCCCGGAGACACCCGACGTCAAACTGCATCTAGCCCGGATTCAGTCGTATAACAAACGCGCTGACAAACCGACGAGCTGGGACGAGAAGGTGTACATCGGTCCTGACTACCTCGAAAAAATGCTGGCAGACAAACGGTCGGGCGCGACAGCGGGGAATGTTGTTGTCATTGCGGGCAACAACCAGAAAAAGACCGAGTACATTCAAAAATCCATTGACGCCGGGTTTAACGTGTTAGCTGACAAACCGATGGTGATTGACGCGCGGGACTTCGACCAGCTGCGGACTACGTTTACGACGGCCGCCCAGAAAAAAGTCCTGCTCTACGACACCATGACCGAGCGGTCGGAGATTACAACCCTGTTGCAGCGTGAACTCTCGATGATCCCCTCTGTGTTTGGGATGCTCGAAAAAGGTACGCCCGACAATCCGGCGGTGACGAAGGAAAGCGTCCACCATTTCTATAAGTACGTGTCGGGCAGCGTTCTCCAACGTCCAGGTTGGTTCATGGACGTAACGCAGCAGGGCGAAGGTATCGTCGACGTAACGACACACCTTGTTGACCTGGTGCAGTGGGAGTGTTTTCCCGAGCAAATCATCGATTACAAGAAAGATATTCGCCTGAATTCAGCCCGGCGGTGGACGACGGATATGACGCGCAGTCAGTTCAAAACCATCACCAACCTGCTCGACTTCCCGGATTATCTGAAACGGGACGTAGTCAACGATTCTCTCCTCAAAATCTACAGCAATGGCGAGATCAATTATCAACTGCGGGGTGTCAACGCGAAAGTATCAGTAACCTGGGCGTATAAGGCCCCGGAGGGTGGTGGCGACACGCACTACTCCATCATGCGTGGCACCAAAGCCAACCTAGTGATCCGGCAGGGAGCCGAACAGAAGTATAAACCGGCCCTCTACATTGAGCCGGCATCCACCGATGCCGCCTACGAAAGCGGCCTGACCGCAGCTGTCAATACGCTCCAGCAGCGCTATCCGGGCGTTTCGGTGAAGAAGAACAATAAAGGCTGGGAGGTAACTATCCCGGAGAAGTACAACGTTGGTCACGAAGCCCACTTCAGTCAGGTTACCGAAAATTTCCTGAATTACCTGCAGGCCGGTAAGCTCCCCGCCTGGGAAGTGCCGAACATGATCGCCAAGTATTACACGACAACACAAGCATTGAAGCTAGCGAAAGAGAGTAAGACCGGGTCGCCGTTGCGATGA
- the uxuA gene encoding mannonate dehydratase, translating to MGMLQTMRWFGPNDPVSLMDIRQAGCTGVVTALHPIPVGEVWPVDAIRERQQLIEADNDQYVPLHWAVVESLPVHEAIKKGKPERDTYIANYQQSLRNLAACGIQTVCYNFMPVLDWSRTNLNYVMPDGSQALQFVWNDFAVFDLFILKRPEASTDYKPEVTARANEQFTMLSPERVAELKNTILLGLPGSEESFTLNTFQSLLDEYAQIGDAELRNNLYYFVQQVAPVAQEVGINLCIHPDDPPMPLLGLPRVVSTEADLAQLMAACDVPANGITFCTGSLGIRPDNDLPGMIERFGERIHFLHLRTTKREGPKKTVWYDSFYEADHLAGDVDMYAVVKAIVLEQQRRIKTGVGTPSIPMRPDHGHQMLDDLHKKTYPGYSAIGRLRGLAEIRGLEMGITHSLGNQS from the coding sequence ATGGGTATGTTACAAACAATGCGGTGGTTCGGGCCGAATGACCCGGTATCGCTAATGGACATTCGTCAGGCGGGTTGCACCGGCGTCGTGACGGCGCTGCACCCGATTCCGGTTGGTGAGGTCTGGCCGGTCGATGCCATCCGGGAGCGCCAGCAACTGATCGAAGCGGATAACGATCAATACGTACCGTTACACTGGGCGGTGGTCGAAAGCTTACCCGTGCACGAAGCAATCAAAAAGGGCAAGCCCGAGCGCGATACGTACATCGCCAATTACCAGCAATCGCTGCGAAACCTGGCCGCCTGTGGCATCCAGACGGTGTGTTACAACTTCATGCCGGTACTGGACTGGTCGCGGACCAACCTGAACTACGTTATGCCCGACGGCTCGCAGGCATTGCAGTTCGTCTGGAACGATTTCGCCGTTTTTGATCTGTTTATCCTGAAGCGACCGGAAGCCTCAACCGATTATAAACCGGAAGTCACCGCCAGGGCGAACGAGCAGTTTACGATGCTGTCGCCGGAACGTGTTGCCGAATTGAAGAACACGATCCTGCTCGGTCTGCCCGGTTCGGAAGAAAGCTTTACGCTCAATACGTTCCAGAGCCTGCTCGACGAATACGCCCAGATTGGTGACGCGGAGCTACGCAATAACCTATACTATTTCGTTCAGCAGGTCGCCCCGGTGGCGCAGGAAGTAGGAATCAATCTTTGCATTCACCCCGACGATCCGCCGATGCCGCTGCTGGGATTACCCCGCGTGGTCAGCACCGAAGCCGACCTGGCTCAGCTCATGGCCGCCTGCGACGTACCGGCCAACGGCATTACGTTCTGTACCGGCTCGCTGGGTATCCGACCCGACAACGATCTACCGGGAATGATTGAGCGCTTCGGCGAACGGATTCATTTTCTCCACCTGCGCACGACCAAACGGGAAGGTCCAAAGAAGACCGTATGGTATGATTCCTTTTACGAAGCCGACCACCTGGCGGGCGATGTGGATATGTACGCCGTTGTCAAAGCCATTGTTCTCGAACAACAGCGACGGATTAAAACGGGTGTTGGCACCCCGTCGATTCCCATGCGTCCCGACCACGGTCACCAGATGCTCGACGATCTCCACAAAAAGACGTATCCTGGTTACTCAGCCATCGGGCGACTGCGTGGATTGGCCGAGATACGGGGGCTGGAGATGGGTATTACGCACAGCTTGGGGAATCAATCGTAA
- a CDS encoding Gfo/Idh/MocA family protein: protein MKPISDSTITRRSFLRTSALATTVISGFPTIVPASVFGKNAPSNRINVGAIGTGRISRGHDLPGVWQYDNARVMAVCDLDSIRAEDAKKLVNDYYTKKTGKEYDGVRVYTDYRELLNNKDIDAVLVSTPDHWHAPIVIDAVRAKKDVYMQKPASLTIAEGRMMADAVNQSKQIVQVGSQQRSSEQFRYAAELVRNGRIGQLKTVYVGLPGDPSGDEEAQMPVPKNLNYDMWLGTTPDVYYTEKRVHPQVGYDRPGWLRCEQFGAGMITGWGSHHIDCAHWAMNTEHTGPVEIWGKADFPKSGLWDVHGIFRTEALYDNGVHMIVSNEIPNGIKFEGTDGWIFVSRGDGSVTASDPVAKQQAAKKLDASDPKLLTSVIGPNEVHLAVSKEHHGNWLESVVSRKQPIAPAEIGHRSCSACLLHHAAMKLNRKLYWDPKKEQFKNDPEANQLLSRPQRKEYAIKLAANQKNTLGK from the coding sequence ATGAAACCGATCTCCGATTCAACCATCACCCGGCGCAGTTTTCTGAGAACCAGCGCACTGGCCACGACTGTCATCAGCGGCTTCCCCACTATTGTACCGGCTTCGGTATTTGGTAAAAATGCCCCCAGTAATCGAATCAACGTAGGAGCCATTGGTACCGGCCGCATCTCGCGGGGCCATGATCTGCCGGGCGTCTGGCAGTACGACAATGCGCGCGTCATGGCCGTCTGCGATCTGGACAGCATCCGGGCGGAGGACGCCAAGAAACTTGTCAACGACTATTACACCAAAAAGACAGGAAAGGAGTACGACGGCGTCCGGGTGTACACGGACTACCGCGAGCTACTTAATAACAAGGATATCGACGCTGTTCTGGTCAGCACCCCCGACCACTGGCACGCGCCTATCGTAATCGATGCGGTTCGGGCGAAGAAGGACGTGTACATGCAGAAACCGGCATCGCTGACCATTGCCGAAGGGCGCATGATGGCCGATGCCGTTAACCAGTCGAAGCAGATTGTGCAGGTGGGTAGTCAGCAGCGGTCGTCGGAGCAGTTCCGCTACGCGGCCGAGCTGGTACGTAACGGCCGGATCGGGCAGCTCAAAACGGTGTACGTCGGGCTTCCCGGCGACCCCTCGGGCGATGAAGAAGCGCAGATGCCCGTTCCCAAGAATCTGAACTATGATATGTGGCTGGGCACCACGCCGGATGTTTACTACACCGAAAAGCGGGTTCATCCCCAAGTGGGTTACGACCGGCCGGGCTGGCTCCGCTGCGAGCAGTTTGGCGCGGGCATGATTACGGGCTGGGGATCGCACCATATCGACTGCGCGCACTGGGCCATGAATACGGAACATACTGGTCCGGTCGAAATCTGGGGGAAAGCTGATTTCCCGAAGTCAGGGCTTTGGGATGTTCACGGTATTTTCCGGACGGAAGCGCTGTACGATAACGGTGTTCACATGATCGTGAGCAACGAAATTCCGAACGGCATCAAGTTCGAGGGTACAGACGGCTGGATTTTCGTGTCGCGGGGCGATGGGTCGGTTACGGCCAGCGATCCGGTGGCCAAGCAGCAGGCGGCTAAGAAACTGGACGCCAGCGATCCTAAATTACTAACATCGGTCATTGGTCCGAACGAAGTTCACCTAGCTGTCAGCAAGGAGCATCATGGCAACTGGCTGGAGAGTGTTGTGAGCCGCAAGCAGCCCATCGCTCCCGCCGAAATCGGACACCGTTCCTGCTCAGCCTGCCTGCTGCACCATGCCGCCATGAAATTGAACCGGAAACTATACTGGGACCCGAAGAAGGAACAGTTCAAAAACGATCCCGAAGCCAATCAACTCCTATCCCGGCCCCAACGTAAGGAGTACGCCATTAAGCTGGCCGCTAACCAGAAGAATACGCTTGGGAAGTAG